A genomic region of Tsukamurella pulmonis contains the following coding sequences:
- a CDS encoding Rv2578c family radical SAM protein: protein MRWDGQLLGDAGSGVRALPGLEGVGRTVTTPEFEGITFHEVLCKSALNKVPESSAMPFNWTVNPYRGCTHACTYCFARSSHEYLEFDAGGDFDSQIVVKTNLVSVLKKELRRASWRGEPVALGTNTDPYQRAEGRYRLMPGVIGALAGAGSPISILTKGTLLRRDLPLLATAATRVPVQLSVSLALLDPELQRSLEPGAPKPEARLDLIRAIADAGFDCHVMVAPVVPYLTDDAASLRALIAALADAGAASASVMALNLTGRYRDWFLGWLSENHPMLVRRYRQLYGATGRVSAEYRTHLRARVAPMLDEYGLTRLEDPYARPPQRVPRTPRSHGAAAPDLQESLF from the coding sequence GTGCGATGGGATGGTCAGCTACTCGGTGATGCCGGTTCGGGCGTGCGTGCGCTGCCCGGCCTCGAAGGGGTCGGGCGCACCGTCACGACGCCCGAATTCGAGGGCATCACCTTCCACGAGGTGCTGTGCAAGAGCGCGCTGAACAAGGTGCCCGAGTCCTCGGCGATGCCGTTCAACTGGACCGTCAACCCGTACCGCGGGTGCACGCACGCCTGCACGTACTGCTTCGCGCGATCGAGCCACGAGTACCTGGAATTCGATGCGGGCGGTGACTTCGACTCGCAGATCGTGGTGAAGACCAACCTCGTCTCGGTGCTCAAGAAGGAGTTGCGGCGCGCGTCCTGGCGGGGCGAGCCCGTGGCGCTCGGCACCAACACCGATCCCTATCAGCGCGCCGAGGGGCGCTATCGCCTGATGCCCGGCGTGATCGGTGCCCTCGCCGGCGCCGGCTCGCCGATCTCGATCCTCACCAAGGGCACGCTCCTGCGTCGTGACCTGCCCTTGCTCGCCACCGCGGCCACGCGCGTCCCCGTCCAGCTCTCGGTTTCGCTCGCGCTGCTCGACCCGGAACTGCAGCGCTCGCTCGAGCCCGGCGCGCCCAAGCCGGAGGCGCGGCTCGATCTCATCCGCGCCATCGCCGACGCCGGTTTCGACTGCCACGTCATGGTCGCGCCGGTCGTGCCGTATCTGACCGACGACGCGGCCTCGTTGCGGGCGCTCATCGCCGCGCTCGCGGACGCGGGCGCGGCCAGTGCGTCGGTGATGGCGCTGAACCTCACGGGGCGGTATCGGGATTGGTTCCTCGGGTGGCTCTCGGAGAACCACCCGATGCTGGTGCGGCGCTATCGGCAGCTCTACGGTGCCACGGGTCGCGTCTCCGCGGAGTATCGGACGCACCTGCGTGCGCGGGTCGCGCCGATGCTCGACGAGTACGGGCTCACGCGCCTGGAGGACCCGTATGCGAGACCGCCGCAGCGCGTCCCGCGCACGCCGCGATCCCACGGCGCTGCCGCCCCGGATCTGCAGGAGTCCCTGTTCTAG
- a CDS encoding SRPBCC family protein: MTKQATGRVEPTGGGRDLILERYFDADVEDVWASITEPGRTARWFGAWTGEPGAGSVVQVTMGFEDGAPVMPMTITVCEPPRRLRVHAKDEYGEWDLEALVERDGGRTRLTFVHHLDDAANAAEVGPGWEYYLDALVAVESGDPAPDFDDYYPAMAVHYGG; encoded by the coding sequence GTGACGAAGCAGGCGACAGGGCGCGTGGAGCCCACCGGCGGTGGGCGCGATCTGATCCTCGAGCGCTACTTCGACGCCGATGTCGAGGACGTCTGGGCCTCGATCACCGAGCCGGGACGCACGGCGCGGTGGTTCGGCGCCTGGACGGGGGAGCCCGGCGCCGGCTCCGTCGTGCAGGTGACGATGGGCTTCGAGGACGGTGCGCCCGTGATGCCCATGACCATCACCGTGTGCGAGCCGCCCCGCCGGCTGCGCGTGCACGCGAAGGACGAGTACGGCGAATGGGATCTCGAGGCGCTCGTCGAGCGCGACGGTGGGCGTACCCGCCTCACCTTCGTGCACCATCTCGACGATGCGGCGAACGCCGCCGAGGTCGGGCCGGGGTGGGAGTACTACCTCGACGCGCTGGTCGCCGTCGAGAGCGGTGATCCTGCACCGGATTTCGACGACTACTACCCGGCGATGGCGGTGCACTACGGCGGTTGA
- a CDS encoding GTP-binding protein: protein MPTHAPLPVTVLSGFLGAGKTTLLNHLLTNRDGLRIAVIVNDMSEVNVDAALVDLGGFDRTEEKLVELSNGCICCTLREDLVDAVGAIARQRTPDGRPRFDHLVIESTGISEPMPVAATFDWTFDDGSRLGDLAALDTMVTVVDASTFLGEIARGAGLAERGLGAAAGDERSIADLLIDQVEFADVVLISKLDLVSAAAGGAVEATVRRLNPRARVRPLARGEIALGEVIGTGLFDHDAASSVAGWDDEVIGGHTPETEEYGISSTAYRADRPFHPQRLLESLGEVRAVLRSKGFCWIASRPDLVGVWSQAGPNLTIEPAAYWSQVDGAPQQELVFIGVRLDAARMRALLDRALLTDDEVAEGPAAWVRYPDRLPAWNVPAHRH from the coding sequence ATGCCCACTCACGCCCCGCTGCCCGTCACCGTCCTCTCCGGCTTCCTCGGCGCCGGCAAGACCACGCTGCTCAACCACCTCCTGACGAACCGCGACGGCCTGCGGATCGCCGTGATCGTCAACGACATGAGTGAGGTCAACGTCGACGCCGCGCTCGTCGATCTCGGCGGCTTCGACCGCACCGAGGAGAAGCTCGTCGAGCTCAGCAACGGCTGCATCTGCTGCACCCTGCGGGAGGACCTCGTCGACGCGGTCGGAGCGATCGCGCGCCAGCGCACCCCTGACGGCCGACCGCGGTTCGATCACCTCGTGATCGAGTCCACGGGCATCTCCGAGCCGATGCCCGTCGCCGCGACTTTCGACTGGACCTTCGACGACGGCAGCCGGCTCGGCGACCTCGCCGCGCTCGACACGATGGTCACCGTCGTCGACGCCAGCACGTTCCTGGGGGAGATCGCCCGGGGTGCCGGCCTCGCCGAGCGCGGCCTCGGCGCTGCCGCCGGCGATGAGCGCTCCATCGCCGACCTGCTGATCGACCAGGTGGAGTTCGCCGACGTCGTGCTCATCAGCAAGCTCGACCTCGTCTCCGCTGCGGCCGGTGGCGCCGTCGAAGCGACGGTGCGCCGCCTGAATCCCCGTGCCCGCGTGCGGCCGCTCGCGCGCGGCGAGATCGCGCTCGGCGAGGTGATCGGCACCGGCCTGTTCGACCACGACGCGGCGTCCTCGGTCGCCGGCTGGGACGACGAGGTGATCGGTGGGCACACGCCCGAGACGGAGGAGTATGGCATCTCCTCGACCGCCTACCGGGCCGACCGGCCGTTCCATCCGCAGCGGCTGCTGGAATCGCTGGGCGAGGTCCGGGCGGTGCTCCGCAGCAAGGGCTTCTGCTGGATCGCCAGCCGTCCCGACCTGGTCGGCGTGTGGTCGCAGGCCGGCCCCAACCTCACGATCGAACCCGCCGCGTACTGGTCCCAGGTCGACGGTGCGCCGCAGCAGGAGCTGGTTTTCATCGGCGTGCGCCTCGACGCCGCGCGGATGCGGGCGCTGCTCGATCGCGCCCTGCTCACCGACGACGAGGTGGCGGAGGGGCCCGCCGCGTGGGTGCGGTACCCGGACCGGCTACCGGCGTGGAACGTGCCGGCGCACCGTCACTGA
- a CDS encoding glycerol-3-phosphate dehydrogenase/oxidase — translation MSAAIEALAPATRLSAARRSADLAALHADPSVDLLVIGGGVTGTGVALDAASRGLRVALVDKHDLAFGTSRWSSKLVHGGLRYLASGAVGIAYESAVERDALIRFIAPHLTRPLPQVVPLLGDVSRRDAALTRVGFLAGDALRLAARTPSSELARSRRISPAEVIALAPTVRREGLRGGLLNWDGQLTDDARLTVGIARTAARHGAVILTHCAASEATGTSATITDELTGYSIAVRAKAVVNATGVWSGTVDPAISLRPSRGTHLVFRQESFGGLTAGLTVPVPNSFGRYVFALPQPDGRVYVGLTDEEADGPLPDVPTPSDAEIDFLLATVGLALGTPLTRDDVVGTFAGLRPLLDSGEGRTADVSRKHAVLTRDDGMVTVVGGKLTTYRRMAQDAVDAALATSGLSADPCITRTLPLVGAAPREALARIDAPERLIRAYGTEATVVRALGEAEPALAAPVAPGTEITGAELLFGALVEGAVTPEDLLERRTRLSLIPEVAEAAADAAQSALAAQ, via the coding sequence GTGAGCGCCGCGATCGAGGCCCTCGCGCCCGCCACCCGTCTCTCCGCAGCCCGTCGCTCGGCGGATCTCGCCGCGCTGCACGCGGATCCGTCCGTCGATCTGCTCGTGATCGGCGGCGGCGTCACCGGTACCGGCGTCGCGCTCGACGCGGCCTCGCGCGGCCTGCGGGTGGCGCTCGTCGACAAGCACGACCTGGCCTTCGGCACCAGCCGCTGGTCCTCGAAGCTGGTGCACGGCGGCCTGCGCTACCTCGCCTCGGGCGCCGTGGGCATCGCCTACGAGAGCGCCGTCGAGCGCGACGCGCTGATCCGGTTCATCGCCCCGCACCTGACTCGCCCACTGCCGCAGGTGGTCCCACTGCTCGGGGACGTCTCCCGGCGCGACGCGGCGCTCACGCGGGTCGGATTCCTGGCCGGGGACGCACTGCGCCTCGCCGCCCGCACCCCCTCGTCCGAGCTGGCACGCTCGCGCCGCATCTCCCCCGCCGAGGTCATCGCCCTGGCGCCCACGGTGCGCCGCGAGGGCCTGCGCGGCGGCCTGCTCAACTGGGACGGCCAGCTCACCGACGACGCCCGGCTGACCGTCGGCATCGCGCGCACCGCCGCGCGACACGGCGCCGTGATCCTCACGCACTGCGCGGCCTCCGAGGCCACCGGCACGTCCGCGACCATCACCGACGAGCTGACCGGCTATTCGATCGCGGTGCGCGCCAAGGCCGTCGTCAACGCGACGGGCGTGTGGTCGGGCACCGTCGATCCCGCGATCTCGCTGCGGCCCAGCCGCGGCACGCACCTGGTGTTCCGGCAGGAGAGCTTCGGCGGGCTGACCGCGGGCCTGACGGTGCCGGTGCCGAACTCCTTCGGCCGGTACGTCTTCGCGCTGCCGCAACCGGACGGGCGCGTCTACGTGGGCCTGACGGACGAGGAGGCCGACGGTCCGCTGCCGGACGTCCCGACCCCGTCCGACGCCGAGATCGACTTCCTGCTCGCGACGGTCGGCCTCGCGCTCGGCACCCCGCTGACCCGCGACGACGTCGTGGGCACGTTCGCGGGCCTGCGCCCCCTGCTCGATTCGGGCGAGGGGCGGACGGCCGACGTCTCGCGCAAGCACGCGGTGCTCACCCGCGACGACGGCATGGTGACGGTGGTCGGCGGCAAGCTCACGACGTACCGCCGGATGGCGCAGGACGCGGTGGACGCGGCCCTCGCCACGTCAGGACTGTCCGCGGACCCGTGCATCACGCGCACACTCCCCCTCGTCGGCGCCGCGCCGCGGGAGGCGCTGGCGCGCATCGACGCGCCGGAGCGGCTGATCCGCGCGTACGGCACCGAGGCCACCGTGGTCCGCGCACTCGGCGAGGCGGAGCCCGCACTCGCCGCGCCCGTCGCCCCGGGCACCGAGATCACCGGCGCGGAGCTGCTTTTCGGCGCGCTCGTCGAGGGCGCGGTCACTCCCGAGGACCTGCTCGAGCGGCGCACGCGCCTGTCGCTCATCCCGGAGGTGGCCGAGGCCGCCGCGGATGCCGCGCAATCCGCCCTCGCGGCTCAGTGA
- a CDS encoding TetR/AcrR family transcriptional regulator: MMSQDLNPRGSSARGPANSVDDEHILDAARDLMSTIGIRRTTMADVARAAQVSRATLYRRYPNVQALAVAVTTREFVAALSSVGLFDGATGRETIARTVVHVTSAARSHPLLRRIVELDPDFLMPYMLHRTGRTSRAQLEAITGGIAAGQADGSVRAGDPAELAAVVLQLAWSSAFTGPVFTESADLLDAQLFDLIDRYLQS; this comes from the coding sequence ATGATGTCGCAGGATCTCAATCCCCGAGGGTCGTCCGCCCGCGGCCCGGCCAACTCCGTCGACGACGAGCACATCCTCGACGCCGCCCGAGACCTGATGTCCACGATCGGCATCCGCCGCACCACCATGGCCGACGTCGCCCGCGCCGCCCAGGTCTCCCGCGCCACGCTCTACCGCCGGTACCCGAACGTGCAGGCTCTCGCCGTCGCCGTCACCACCCGCGAGTTCGTCGCCGCACTGTCCTCCGTGGGACTGTTCGACGGTGCCACCGGTCGCGAGACCATCGCGCGCACCGTCGTGCACGTGACCTCCGCGGCGCGCTCGCACCCGCTACTGCGACGGATCGTCGAGCTCGACCCCGACTTCCTCATGCCGTACATGCTCCACCGCACCGGCCGCACGTCGCGTGCGCAGCTCGAGGCGATCACGGGTGGTATCGCCGCCGGGCAGGCCGACGGCAGCGTCCGCGCCGGCGATCCCGCCGAGCTGGCCGCCGTGGTGCTGCAGCTGGCGTGGTCCTCGGCGTTCACCGGCCCGGTGTTCACCGAGTCCGCCGACCTGCTCGACGCGCAGCTCTTCGACCTCATCGACCGGTACCTGCAGTCGTGA
- a CDS encoding FAD-binding oxidoreductase — translation MTSSEVDLPVVAFEPGRWGDPAQPMHLSDSVLGALTMLGIEGGPGAPEQPFLMPSRLSGRALAALQKTGVTVATDDATRLAHLRGYSTPDLLKFRAGDTSDAPDAVVTPTAADQVAEVLAVCGAKDLTLSPFAGGTSVTGGLAPERTRPVVALDLRGLTGLLALDEVSQIATLAAGTRLPEAERLLAEHGFELGHFPQSYEGATIGGCAVTRSAGQSSIGYGRFDEMVVGLTVATPQGATEIGTAPKSAAGPDLRQLFLGSEGAFGVVTAVRVRVHPVPTVRRFYGWRFPDFAAGAKAMRVLAQGAVRPTVLRLSDEAETGLNLADPGAAGKAAVGGCLMIVGFEGDEPDVDCRDGYVSARLAELGGEFLGEDPGEAWRAGRFRGPYLRDPLLDAGALVETLETVTFWSNLERLKADVTTALTTALGEQGTPAVVMCHISHVYPTGASLYFTVISKALEDPLAQWGAAKAAANTAIRAAGASITHHHAVGTDHRSTYLEEIGEVQVTALRAVKDALDPQGVLNPGILLP, via the coding sequence ATGACTTCGTCCGAGGTGGATCTGCCCGTCGTCGCTTTCGAGCCGGGGCGCTGGGGTGACCCCGCCCAACCGATGCATCTGTCCGATTCCGTGCTCGGTGCGCTCACCATGCTGGGCATCGAGGGTGGCCCGGGGGCTCCCGAGCAGCCCTTCCTCATGCCCTCCCGGCTCTCCGGTCGCGCGCTCGCGGCGCTGCAGAAGACGGGTGTGACGGTCGCCACCGACGACGCTACCCGTCTGGCGCATCTGCGCGGCTACTCCACGCCGGACCTGCTCAAGTTCCGTGCCGGTGACACCTCCGACGCCCCCGATGCGGTCGTCACGCCCACCGCGGCGGACCAGGTGGCCGAGGTGCTGGCCGTCTGCGGTGCCAAGGACCTGACGCTGAGCCCCTTCGCGGGTGGCACCTCCGTGACCGGCGGCCTCGCGCCCGAGCGGACCCGCCCCGTCGTCGCGCTGGACCTGCGCGGCCTCACGGGCCTGCTCGCGCTCGACGAGGTCTCCCAGATCGCCACGCTGGCGGCCGGCACCCGGCTGCCCGAGGCCGAGCGGCTCCTCGCCGAGCACGGTTTCGAGCTCGGCCACTTCCCGCAGTCGTACGAGGGCGCGACCATCGGCGGCTGCGCCGTGACCCGCTCCGCCGGACAGTCGTCCATCGGCTACGGCCGGTTCGACGAGATGGTCGTCGGGCTCACCGTCGCGACCCCGCAGGGCGCGACCGAGATCGGGACCGCCCCCAAGTCGGCCGCCGGCCCCGACCTGCGCCAGCTCTTCCTGGGCTCGGAGGGTGCCTTCGGCGTGGTCACCGCCGTCCGCGTGCGGGTGCACCCGGTGCCGACGGTCCGCCGGTTCTACGGCTGGCGCTTCCCCGACTTCGCGGCCGGCGCGAAGGCCATGCGCGTGCTCGCGCAGGGGGCGGTCCGCCCGACGGTGCTGCGCCTGTCCGACGAGGCCGAGACGGGCCTGAACCTCGCCGATCCCGGTGCCGCGGGCAAGGCCGCCGTCGGCGGCTGCCTGATGATCGTCGGCTTCGAGGGGGACGAGCCGGACGTCGACTGCCGCGACGGCTACGTCTCGGCCCGCCTGGCAGAGCTGGGCGGCGAGTTCCTCGGCGAGGACCCGGGCGAGGCCTGGCGCGCCGGACGTTTCCGCGGCCCGTACCTGCGCGATCCGCTGCTCGATGCGGGTGCGCTGGTCGAGACGCTCGAGACCGTGACCTTCTGGTCCAACCTCGAGCGACTCAAGGCCGACGTGACCACGGCCCTGACCACCGCACTGGGGGAGCAGGGCACTCCCGCCGTGGTCATGTGCCACATCTCGCACGTCTACCCGACGGGCGCCTCGCTCTACTTCACCGTGATCAGCAAGGCGCTCGAGGATCCGCTCGCCCAGTGGGGCGCGGCGAAGGCGGCGGCGAACACCGCGATCCGCGCGGCCGGCGCGTCGATCACCCACCACCACGCGGTCGGCACCGATCACCGCTCCACCTACCTGGAGGAGATCGGCGAGGTCCAGGTGACGGCGCTGCGCGCGGTCAAGGACGCCCTCGACCCGCAGGGCGTGCTGAACCCGGGGATCCTGCTCCCGTGA
- a CDS encoding diacylglycerol/lipid kinase family protein — protein sequence MTGTDVIAVLNPISGGGIARTRWAAVAEELARRDVSTAVVESVSGDDARRLAQEAAESGALTVAVGGDGQIREVATGVLRVPGAPMGIITAGRGNDMARHLRIPDEPSALADVLTDGRRRDLDVLAVGDEIAVGNVYVGLDSVATEMINRLRWMGPLAYRVAPAIAALRWRPARFRIEVDGAVHEGPVHMVIVANSGWYGSGLHMVPAASSDNGRIDVLAVDGAGNKLKLIGAMGEAKTGAHVARAEVLTFSGQEVVVSADRAIPVHADGDYLQELPVTVRIRKAVLPVLVPR from the coding sequence GTGACCGGCACCGACGTCATCGCGGTCCTCAATCCGATCTCCGGCGGCGGGATCGCCCGCACCCGCTGGGCCGCCGTCGCCGAGGAACTGGCCCGACGGGACGTGTCCACCGCCGTCGTCGAATCCGTCTCCGGGGACGACGCCCGGCGCCTCGCGCAGGAGGCGGCGGAGTCCGGCGCGCTCACCGTCGCCGTCGGCGGCGACGGGCAGATCCGGGAGGTCGCGACCGGTGTGCTTCGGGTGCCCGGCGCGCCGATGGGCATCATCACCGCCGGCCGCGGTAACGACATGGCCCGCCACCTCCGGATCCCCGACGAGCCGTCCGCCCTCGCCGACGTCCTCACCGACGGTCGCCGCCGCGATCTCGACGTGCTCGCCGTCGGTGACGAGATCGCCGTCGGCAACGTCTACGTCGGGCTCGATTCGGTGGCGACCGAGATGATCAACCGGCTCCGCTGGATGGGCCCGCTGGCCTACCGGGTCGCGCCTGCGATCGCCGCGCTGCGGTGGAGGCCCGCCCGATTCCGCATCGAGGTCGACGGTGCCGTCCACGAGGGCCCGGTGCACATGGTGATCGTCGCGAACTCCGGCTGGTACGGCAGCGGCCTGCACATGGTCCCGGCCGCGTCCTCCGACAACGGCCGCATCGACGTGCTCGCCGTCGACGGCGCGGGCAACAAGCTCAAGCTCATCGGCGCGATGGGGGAGGCGAAGACCGGTGCACATGTCGCGCGGGCGGAGGTCCTGACGTTCAGCGGCCAGGAGGTCGTGGTCAGCGCCGACCGCGCCATCCCCGTGCACGCGGACGGCGATTACCTCCAGGAACTTCCCGTCACCGTCCGGATCCGCAAGGCCGTGCTGCCGGTGCTCGTGCCCCGCTGA
- a CDS encoding DUF885 domain-containing protein has protein sequence MAASTPAGTPIDALADRLALRLAEVDPIEATAVGITDFDDRLTDFSPAGVGARAAVARETLAELATLTPESDADRVTADALRERLGVEIELADAGRTVGDLNVIASPLQAVRDVFDLMPDGDPRLADRLAAVPAAVESAISGLRARLAEGAWPFPALQVAEVLAQAREAGEQVAANAARIGGEAPSGLTEAIGAAFARFAEVLETEIAPAAIAVDEPGGLGVGREVYPLYSRLFLGTAVDMEETYAWGQELLASIVAEQQEVAARLYPGASVAETLAKLDTEPRYTLHGTDALREWMQRTSDESVAALAGTHFDIPAQLHHLDCRIAPSTNGGIYYTGPSADLTRPGAMWWSVPQGVTEFHTWQEKTTVYHEGVPGHHLQIGQAVIAPLNRWRGLYSFTSGHGEGWALYAERLMRDLGFLDDDGDLMGMLDSQRLRAARVVLDIGMHCGFAAPAEVGGGAWTYEKGWSFLRSHVAMSDEQLRFEYHRYLGWPGQAPSYSVGQRVWQHTRDAYLAAHPGSTIKDFHRDALALGGMGLDTLRAAIV, from the coding sequence ATGGCTGCTTCCACTCCCGCGGGAACCCCGATCGACGCGCTGGCGGACCGTCTCGCACTCCGACTGGCGGAGGTCGATCCGATCGAGGCGACCGCGGTGGGCATCACCGACTTCGACGACCGGCTCACCGACTTCTCCCCCGCGGGCGTCGGCGCCCGCGCCGCCGTCGCGCGCGAGACGCTGGCGGAACTGGCGACGCTGACGCCGGAGTCGGACGCCGATCGGGTGACCGCCGACGCGCTGCGCGAGCGCCTGGGCGTGGAGATCGAGCTCGCCGACGCCGGGCGGACCGTCGGCGACCTCAACGTGATCGCCTCACCGCTGCAGGCCGTCCGGGACGTCTTCGACCTCATGCCCGACGGTGACCCGCGTCTGGCCGATCGGCTCGCCGCCGTCCCCGCCGCGGTGGAATCGGCGATCTCGGGGTTGCGCGCCCGCCTCGCCGAGGGCGCGTGGCCGTTCCCCGCACTGCAGGTCGCCGAGGTGCTCGCCCAGGCGAGGGAGGCCGGGGAACAGGTCGCGGCGAATGCTGCCCGGATCGGCGGCGAGGCTCCGTCGGGCCTGACGGAGGCGATCGGCGCAGCCTTCGCACGCTTCGCGGAGGTCCTCGAGACGGAGATCGCCCCGGCCGCGATCGCGGTGGACGAACCCGGTGGTCTGGGCGTCGGCCGCGAGGTCTATCCGCTCTACTCGCGGCTGTTCCTGGGGACGGCCGTCGATATGGAGGAGACGTACGCCTGGGGGCAGGAACTCCTGGCGTCGATCGTCGCCGAGCAGCAGGAGGTCGCGGCCCGCCTGTACCCGGGCGCGAGCGTCGCCGAGACGCTCGCGAAGCTCGACACCGAGCCCCGCTACACGCTGCACGGCACCGATGCGCTCCGCGAGTGGATGCAACGCACCTCGGACGAGTCGGTCGCGGCGCTCGCGGGGACGCACTTCGACATCCCCGCGCAGTTGCATCACCTGGACTGCCGCATCGCGCCGAGCACCAACGGCGGCATCTACTACACCGGCCCGTCCGCGGACCTGACCCGGCCGGGTGCGATGTGGTGGTCGGTTCCCCAGGGCGTCACCGAGTTCCACACCTGGCAGGAGAAGACGACCGTCTACCACGAGGGCGTGCCCGGCCATCACCTGCAGATCGGGCAGGCCGTGATCGCGCCGCTCAACCGCTGGCGGGGGCTCTATTCGTTCACCTCCGGTCACGGCGAGGGCTGGGCGCTCTACGCCGAGCGCCTCATGCGCGACCTGGGCTTCCTGGACGACGACGGCGACCTCATGGGCATGCTCGACTCGCAGCGGCTACGCGCCGCGCGCGTGGTGCTCGACATCGGCATGCACTGCGGCTTCGCGGCGCCCGCCGAGGTCGGCGGCGGCGCATGGACGTACGAGAAGGGCTGGTCGTTCCTGCGCTCGCACGTCGCGATGTCGGACGAGCAACTGCGCTTCGAGTACCACCGCTACCTCGGCTGGCCGGGGCAGGCGCCCTCGTACTCGGTGGGCCAGCGCGTGTGGCAGCACACCCGCGACGCCTACCTCGCCGCTCACCCGGGATCGACGATCAAGGACTTCCACCGCGACGCCCTGGCGCTCGGCGGCATGGGCCTGGACACCCTGCGCGCCGCGATCGTCTAG
- the ypfJ gene encoding KPN_02809 family neutral zinc metallopeptidase, with product MTFRDNGPLDTSGVSAGGGVGRGVVIGGGGIGTVIIGLLIYFLTGGTGGDPNSAAPAGPGAGAGNSLSQSEQDLNRKIAACTPQLANTDTTCRIVATTNSLNQVWPQLLRGYTKPKGGTRIMPVGANSINTACGVAGADTGPFYCPGDQVAVFQLDFMDRVITKLGGSNAAFAQEYIVAHEWGHHVQNLLGDIDKAQQGRGAEGGSVRVELQADCYAGVWASKADKGENALLEPLTQDQISTAIQTAQAIGDDTIQRNAGRNVNPESFSHGTSEQRVRWFTKGYQTGAPAQCDTFSGAI from the coding sequence ATGACCTTTCGGGATAACGGTCCGCTGGACACCAGCGGAGTGAGCGCCGGCGGCGGCGTCGGCCGCGGCGTAGTGATCGGCGGCGGCGGTATCGGCACCGTGATCATCGGTCTCCTCATCTACTTCCTCACCGGCGGCACCGGCGGCGACCCGAACTCGGCGGCGCCCGCGGGCCCCGGAGCCGGCGCCGGGAACTCCTTGAGCCAGTCCGAGCAGGACCTCAACCGCAAGATCGCGGCGTGCACGCCGCAACTGGCGAACACCGACACCACGTGCCGGATCGTGGCCACCACGAACTCCCTGAACCAGGTGTGGCCCCAACTTCTGCGCGGCTACACCAAACCCAAGGGCGGAACGCGGATCATGCCGGTCGGAGCGAACTCGATCAACACCGCCTGCGGTGTGGCGGGCGCCGACACCGGGCCGTTCTACTGCCCCGGTGATCAGGTCGCCGTGTTCCAGTTGGACTTCATGGACCGCGTGATCACGAAGCTCGGCGGCTCCAACGCGGCCTTCGCGCAGGAGTACATCGTCGCGCACGAGTGGGGCCACCACGTGCAGAACCTGCTCGGCGACATCGACAAGGCCCAGCAGGGCCGGGGCGCGGAGGGCGGCTCCGTCCGCGTCGAACTGCAGGCCGACTGTTACGCGGGGGTGTGGGCGTCGAAGGCGGACAAGGGCGAGAACGCACTGCTCGAGCCGCTGACCCAGGACCAGATCAGCACCGCCATCCAGACCGCGCAGGCGATCGGCGACGACACGATCCAGCGCAACGCCGGCCGCAACGTCAACCCCGAATCGTTCTCGCACGGCACCTCGGAGCAGCGCGTGCGCTGGTTCACGAAGGGCTACCAGACCGGCGCTCCTGCGCAGTGCGACACCTTCTCGGGCGCCATCTGA